One Salmo salar chromosome ssa01, Ssal_v3.1, whole genome shotgun sequence DNA window includes the following coding sequences:
- the LOC106571619 gene encoding caspase recruitment domain-containing protein 8 isoform X1, translating to MMFNWKVAGPNPRADKGVKEHGKCHRAVTHHLCSRVKRRRRSFLFLGPLQTKKYILMKNKKRTAIQRNKDVMGSLLQVTLMKLSKEMRKKINLLQSGNLLPGFPPIPDSQLRYANLEVTVDKMVQILGPEEAVKITFRILRDMNLHNIADELKREHIRNHALSCLPSRPLSSERSKQEEIEERIEVNLSQSLTDTKEQLLRNVLGKVDQAMRMTDPLQTSPDNLVTEVYEESRGAYRFKCPSAGLFPSGVTGLGFGMEGEGEVLYWTVPWDRRLLAQRGKRPAGPLFKFTCLKGSVCQLQLPHCELHSKGGCDFLSVAHVMDDSLEFIRDVQITDKHVILNISGFSAYGIVREDDSPTVPIHALVLLFYKLPVVPKKRSILNVLLLPRNVMIREVQEEWKRRNGDQETYIETNTHCQLIPKQEYTLSTDLTDEHQIRPKDAAFVDFESYENYIPTFQLFLQTVVEQVDLLLKEKDGAESVWDRLVWLPVSPTEIISTASGPLPVGPPANPPTLSGEDFITKHRVKLEECMGELQPILLKLQDCKVLNNVEREKIDNISSRIQRNKALLDMIMRKGPRAQEQLYQALKKEDPYLVEDLEEETS from the exons GGAGTAAAAGAGCATGGAAAGTGTCACCGAGCAGTCACACATCATCTTTGTTCAAGGGTAAAGAGAAGACGGAGGAGCTTTTTGTTTCTAGGCCCTCtgcaaacaaaaaaatatatactaatgAAGAACAAAAAACGGACTGCAATTCAAAGAAACAAAGATGTCATG GGATCCCTGCTGCAGGTCACTCTGATGAAGCTGAGCAAAGAaatgaggaaaaaaataaatTTACTCCAATCTGGCAACCTGCTGCCCGGCTTTCCTCCAATCCCAGACAGCCAGCTAAGGTACGCCAACTTAGAGGTCACAGTTGATAAGATGGTGCAGATCCTCGGCCCTGAGGAAGCTGTGAAGATAACATTCAGGATCCTGAGGGACATGAATCTGCATAATATTGCCGATGAATTGAAGAGGGAACACATCAGAA ACCATGCCCTGTCATGCCTTCCCAGTCGTCCTTTATCTAGCGAACGATCAAAGCAAGAGGAGATCGAGGAACGTATTGAAGTTAATCTGTCTCAAAGCTTAACTGATACCAAGGAGCAATTATTAAGGAATGTATTAGGAAAGGTCGACCAAGCCATGCGTATGACTGACCCTCTCCAG acatCTCCTGATAACTTGGTAACAGAGGTATATGAAGAGAGCAGGGGAGCATACCG GTTCAAGTGCCCCAGTGCAGGTCTGTTCCCAAGTGGTGTAACCGGCCTTGGGTttgggatggagggggagggggaagtgCTCTATTGGACAGTCCCCTGGGACAGGCGGCTTCTAGCACAGagaggcaagaggcctgcgggacCCCTGTTCAAATTCACATGCCTTAAAGGGTCTGTCTGTCAACTACAACTCCCACACTGTGAGCTTCATTCTA AGGGTGGATGTGACTTCCTGTCTGTAGCCCATGTGATGGATGACAGTTTGGAGTTTATCCGTGACGTTCAGATAACCGAcaaacatgtcatattaaacatcagtGGATTCTCTGCTTATGGCATCGTCAGGGAAGATGACTCACCCACTGTCCCTATACATGCACTTGTCTTGTTATTCTACAAACTCCCAGTTGTTCCTAAAAAGAGGTCCATCCTTAATGTGTTGTTGCTTCCTAGAAATGTTATGATCAGGGAG GTACAGGAGGAGTGGAAGAGAAGGAATGGAGACCAAGAAACCTACATTGAAACTAACACTCACTGCCAACTAATCCCAAAGCAAGAATACACCCTGTCCACTGATCTTACAGATGAACATCAAATAAGACCAAAG GATGCAGCATTTGTGGATTTCGAATCCTATGAAAATTACATCCCAACATTTCAGTTGTTCTTACAAACTGTTGTTGAACAAGTTGATCTTCTCCTAAAAGAAAAGGATGGTGCAGAGTCTGTGTGGGATAGACTTGTCTGGCTTCCAG TTTCACCAACAGAaatcatctctacag CTTCCGGCCCTCTCCCTGTAGGCCCTCCTGCCAATCCTCCTACTCTCTCAGGAGAGGACTTCATAACAAAACACAGAGTGAAACTGGAGGAATGCATGGGTGAATTGCAGCCCATACTCCTCAAGCTCCAGGACTGTAAAGTACTGAACAATGTGGAGCGAGAGAAGATTGACAACATAAGTTCACGGATCCAGAGGAACAAGGCCCTTCTGGACATGATTATGAGGAAGGGACCTCGTGCCCAGGAACAGCTCTACCAGGCCCTAAAAAAAGAGGACCCTTACCTGGTAGAAGACCTGGAAGAGGAGACATCCTGA
- the LOC106571619 gene encoding caspase recruitment domain-containing protein 8 isoform X2, protein MMFNWKVAGPNPRADKGVKEHGKCHRAVTHHLCSRVKRRRRSFLFLGPLQTKKYILMKNKKRTAIQRNKDVMGSLLQVTLMKLSKEMRKKINLLQSGNLLPGFPPIPDSQLRYANLEVTVDKMVQILGPEEAVKITFRILRDMNLHNIADELKREHIRNHALSCLPSRPLSSERSKQEEIEERIEVNLSQSLTDTKEQLLRNVLGKVDQAMRMTDPLQTSPDNLVTEVYEESRGAYRFKCPSAGLFPSGVTGLGFGMEGEGEVLYWTVPWDRRLLAQRGKRPAGPLFKFTCLKGSVCQLQLPHCELHSKGGCDFLSVAHVMDDSLEFIRDVQITDKHVILNISGFSAYGIVREDDSPTVPIHALVLLFYKLPVVPKKRSILNVLLLPRNVMIREVQEEWKRRNGDQETYIETNTHCQLIPKQEYTLSTDLTDEHQIRPKDAAFVDFESYENYIPTFQLFLQTVVEQVDLLLKEKDGAESVWDRLVWLPVSPTEIISTGPPANPPTLSGEDFITKHRVKLEECMGELQPILLKLQDCKVLNNVEREKIDNISSRIQRNKALLDMIMRKGPRAQEQLYQALKKEDPYLVEDLEEETS, encoded by the exons GGAGTAAAAGAGCATGGAAAGTGTCACCGAGCAGTCACACATCATCTTTGTTCAAGGGTAAAGAGAAGACGGAGGAGCTTTTTGTTTCTAGGCCCTCtgcaaacaaaaaaatatatactaatgAAGAACAAAAAACGGACTGCAATTCAAAGAAACAAAGATGTCATG GGATCCCTGCTGCAGGTCACTCTGATGAAGCTGAGCAAAGAaatgaggaaaaaaataaatTTACTCCAATCTGGCAACCTGCTGCCCGGCTTTCCTCCAATCCCAGACAGCCAGCTAAGGTACGCCAACTTAGAGGTCACAGTTGATAAGATGGTGCAGATCCTCGGCCCTGAGGAAGCTGTGAAGATAACATTCAGGATCCTGAGGGACATGAATCTGCATAATATTGCCGATGAATTGAAGAGGGAACACATCAGAA ACCATGCCCTGTCATGCCTTCCCAGTCGTCCTTTATCTAGCGAACGATCAAAGCAAGAGGAGATCGAGGAACGTATTGAAGTTAATCTGTCTCAAAGCTTAACTGATACCAAGGAGCAATTATTAAGGAATGTATTAGGAAAGGTCGACCAAGCCATGCGTATGACTGACCCTCTCCAG acatCTCCTGATAACTTGGTAACAGAGGTATATGAAGAGAGCAGGGGAGCATACCG GTTCAAGTGCCCCAGTGCAGGTCTGTTCCCAAGTGGTGTAACCGGCCTTGGGTttgggatggagggggagggggaagtgCTCTATTGGACAGTCCCCTGGGACAGGCGGCTTCTAGCACAGagaggcaagaggcctgcgggacCCCTGTTCAAATTCACATGCCTTAAAGGGTCTGTCTGTCAACTACAACTCCCACACTGTGAGCTTCATTCTA AGGGTGGATGTGACTTCCTGTCTGTAGCCCATGTGATGGATGACAGTTTGGAGTTTATCCGTGACGTTCAGATAACCGAcaaacatgtcatattaaacatcagtGGATTCTCTGCTTATGGCATCGTCAGGGAAGATGACTCACCCACTGTCCCTATACATGCACTTGTCTTGTTATTCTACAAACTCCCAGTTGTTCCTAAAAAGAGGTCCATCCTTAATGTGTTGTTGCTTCCTAGAAATGTTATGATCAGGGAG GTACAGGAGGAGTGGAAGAGAAGGAATGGAGACCAAGAAACCTACATTGAAACTAACACTCACTGCCAACTAATCCCAAAGCAAGAATACACCCTGTCCACTGATCTTACAGATGAACATCAAATAAGACCAAAG GATGCAGCATTTGTGGATTTCGAATCCTATGAAAATTACATCCCAACATTTCAGTTGTTCTTACAAACTGTTGTTGAACAAGTTGATCTTCTCCTAAAAGAAAAGGATGGTGCAGAGTCTGTGTGGGATAGACTTGTCTGGCTTCCAG TTTCACCAACAGAaatcatctctacag GCCCTCCTGCCAATCCTCCTACTCTCTCAGGAGAGGACTTCATAACAAAACACAGAGTGAAACTGGAGGAATGCATGGGTGAATTGCAGCCCATACTCCTCAAGCTCCAGGACTGTAAAGTACTGAACAATGTGGAGCGAGAGAAGATTGACAACATAAGTTCACGGATCCAGAGGAACAAGGCCCTTCTGGACATGATTATGAGGAAGGGACCTCGTGCCCAGGAACAGCTCTACCAGGCCCTAAAAAAAGAGGACCCTTACCTGGTAGAAGACCTGGAAGAGGAGACATCCTGA
- the LOC106571619 gene encoding caspase recruitment domain-containing protein 8 isoform X3 — protein sequence MKNKKRTAIQRNKDVMGSLLQVTLMKLSKEMRKKINLLQSGNLLPGFPPIPDSQLRYANLEVTVDKMVQILGPEEAVKITFRILRDMNLHNIADELKREHIRNHALSCLPSRPLSSERSKQEEIEERIEVNLSQSLTDTKEQLLRNVLGKVDQAMRMTDPLQTSPDNLVTEVYEESRGAYRFKCPSAGLFPSGVTGLGFGMEGEGEVLYWTVPWDRRLLAQRGKRPAGPLFKFTCLKGSVCQLQLPHCELHSKGGCDFLSVAHVMDDSLEFIRDVQITDKHVILNISGFSAYGIVREDDSPTVPIHALVLLFYKLPVVPKKRSILNVLLLPRNVMIREVQEEWKRRNGDQETYIETNTHCQLIPKQEYTLSTDLTDEHQIRPKDAAFVDFESYENYIPTFQLFLQTVVEQVDLLLKEKDGAESVWDRLVWLPVSPTEIISTASGPLPVGPPANPPTLSGEDFITKHRVKLEECMGELQPILLKLQDCKVLNNVEREKIDNISSRIQRNKALLDMIMRKGPRAQEQLYQALKKEDPYLVEDLEEETS from the exons atgAAGAACAAAAAACGGACTGCAATTCAAAGAAACAAAGATGTCATG GGATCCCTGCTGCAGGTCACTCTGATGAAGCTGAGCAAAGAaatgaggaaaaaaataaatTTACTCCAATCTGGCAACCTGCTGCCCGGCTTTCCTCCAATCCCAGACAGCCAGCTAAGGTACGCCAACTTAGAGGTCACAGTTGATAAGATGGTGCAGATCCTCGGCCCTGAGGAAGCTGTGAAGATAACATTCAGGATCCTGAGGGACATGAATCTGCATAATATTGCCGATGAATTGAAGAGGGAACACATCAGAA ACCATGCCCTGTCATGCCTTCCCAGTCGTCCTTTATCTAGCGAACGATCAAAGCAAGAGGAGATCGAGGAACGTATTGAAGTTAATCTGTCTCAAAGCTTAACTGATACCAAGGAGCAATTATTAAGGAATGTATTAGGAAAGGTCGACCAAGCCATGCGTATGACTGACCCTCTCCAG acatCTCCTGATAACTTGGTAACAGAGGTATATGAAGAGAGCAGGGGAGCATACCG GTTCAAGTGCCCCAGTGCAGGTCTGTTCCCAAGTGGTGTAACCGGCCTTGGGTttgggatggagggggagggggaagtgCTCTATTGGACAGTCCCCTGGGACAGGCGGCTTCTAGCACAGagaggcaagaggcctgcgggacCCCTGTTCAAATTCACATGCCTTAAAGGGTCTGTCTGTCAACTACAACTCCCACACTGTGAGCTTCATTCTA AGGGTGGATGTGACTTCCTGTCTGTAGCCCATGTGATGGATGACAGTTTGGAGTTTATCCGTGACGTTCAGATAACCGAcaaacatgtcatattaaacatcagtGGATTCTCTGCTTATGGCATCGTCAGGGAAGATGACTCACCCACTGTCCCTATACATGCACTTGTCTTGTTATTCTACAAACTCCCAGTTGTTCCTAAAAAGAGGTCCATCCTTAATGTGTTGTTGCTTCCTAGAAATGTTATGATCAGGGAG GTACAGGAGGAGTGGAAGAGAAGGAATGGAGACCAAGAAACCTACATTGAAACTAACACTCACTGCCAACTAATCCCAAAGCAAGAATACACCCTGTCCACTGATCTTACAGATGAACATCAAATAAGACCAAAG GATGCAGCATTTGTGGATTTCGAATCCTATGAAAATTACATCCCAACATTTCAGTTGTTCTTACAAACTGTTGTTGAACAAGTTGATCTTCTCCTAAAAGAAAAGGATGGTGCAGAGTCTGTGTGGGATAGACTTGTCTGGCTTCCAG TTTCACCAACAGAaatcatctctacag CTTCCGGCCCTCTCCCTGTAGGCCCTCCTGCCAATCCTCCTACTCTCTCAGGAGAGGACTTCATAACAAAACACAGAGTGAAACTGGAGGAATGCATGGGTGAATTGCAGCCCATACTCCTCAAGCTCCAGGACTGTAAAGTACTGAACAATGTGGAGCGAGAGAAGATTGACAACATAAGTTCACGGATCCAGAGGAACAAGGCCCTTCTGGACATGATTATGAGGAAGGGACCTCGTGCCCAGGAACAGCTCTACCAGGCCCTAAAAAAAGAGGACCCTTACCTGGTAGAAGACCTGGAAGAGGAGACATCCTGA
- the LOC106571619 gene encoding caspase recruitment domain-containing protein 8 isoform X4 translates to MQGSLLQVTLMKLSKEMRKKINLLQSGNLLPGFPPIPDSQLRYANLEVTVDKMVQILGPEEAVKITFRILRDMNLHNIADELKREHIRNHALSCLPSRPLSSERSKQEEIEERIEVNLSQSLTDTKEQLLRNVLGKVDQAMRMTDPLQTSPDNLVTEVYEESRGAYRFKCPSAGLFPSGVTGLGFGMEGEGEVLYWTVPWDRRLLAQRGKRPAGPLFKFTCLKGSVCQLQLPHCELHSKGGCDFLSVAHVMDDSLEFIRDVQITDKHVILNISGFSAYGIVREDDSPTVPIHALVLLFYKLPVVPKKRSILNVLLLPRNVMIREVQEEWKRRNGDQETYIETNTHCQLIPKQEYTLSTDLTDEHQIRPKDAAFVDFESYENYIPTFQLFLQTVVEQVDLLLKEKDGAESVWDRLVWLPVSPTEIISTASGPLPVGPPANPPTLSGEDFITKHRVKLEECMGELQPILLKLQDCKVLNNVEREKIDNISSRIQRNKALLDMIMRKGPRAQEQLYQALKKEDPYLVEDLEEETS, encoded by the exons ATGCAG GGATCCCTGCTGCAGGTCACTCTGATGAAGCTGAGCAAAGAaatgaggaaaaaaataaatTTACTCCAATCTGGCAACCTGCTGCCCGGCTTTCCTCCAATCCCAGACAGCCAGCTAAGGTACGCCAACTTAGAGGTCACAGTTGATAAGATGGTGCAGATCCTCGGCCCTGAGGAAGCTGTGAAGATAACATTCAGGATCCTGAGGGACATGAATCTGCATAATATTGCCGATGAATTGAAGAGGGAACACATCAGAA ACCATGCCCTGTCATGCCTTCCCAGTCGTCCTTTATCTAGCGAACGATCAAAGCAAGAGGAGATCGAGGAACGTATTGAAGTTAATCTGTCTCAAAGCTTAACTGATACCAAGGAGCAATTATTAAGGAATGTATTAGGAAAGGTCGACCAAGCCATGCGTATGACTGACCCTCTCCAG acatCTCCTGATAACTTGGTAACAGAGGTATATGAAGAGAGCAGGGGAGCATACCG GTTCAAGTGCCCCAGTGCAGGTCTGTTCCCAAGTGGTGTAACCGGCCTTGGGTttgggatggagggggagggggaagtgCTCTATTGGACAGTCCCCTGGGACAGGCGGCTTCTAGCACAGagaggcaagaggcctgcgggacCCCTGTTCAAATTCACATGCCTTAAAGGGTCTGTCTGTCAACTACAACTCCCACACTGTGAGCTTCATTCTA AGGGTGGATGTGACTTCCTGTCTGTAGCCCATGTGATGGATGACAGTTTGGAGTTTATCCGTGACGTTCAGATAACCGAcaaacatgtcatattaaacatcagtGGATTCTCTGCTTATGGCATCGTCAGGGAAGATGACTCACCCACTGTCCCTATACATGCACTTGTCTTGTTATTCTACAAACTCCCAGTTGTTCCTAAAAAGAGGTCCATCCTTAATGTGTTGTTGCTTCCTAGAAATGTTATGATCAGGGAG GTACAGGAGGAGTGGAAGAGAAGGAATGGAGACCAAGAAACCTACATTGAAACTAACACTCACTGCCAACTAATCCCAAAGCAAGAATACACCCTGTCCACTGATCTTACAGATGAACATCAAATAAGACCAAAG GATGCAGCATTTGTGGATTTCGAATCCTATGAAAATTACATCCCAACATTTCAGTTGTTCTTACAAACTGTTGTTGAACAAGTTGATCTTCTCCTAAAAGAAAAGGATGGTGCAGAGTCTGTGTGGGATAGACTTGTCTGGCTTCCAG TTTCACCAACAGAaatcatctctacag CTTCCGGCCCTCTCCCTGTAGGCCCTCCTGCCAATCCTCCTACTCTCTCAGGAGAGGACTTCATAACAAAACACAGAGTGAAACTGGAGGAATGCATGGGTGAATTGCAGCCCATACTCCTCAAGCTCCAGGACTGTAAAGTACTGAACAATGTGGAGCGAGAGAAGATTGACAACATAAGTTCACGGATCCAGAGGAACAAGGCCCTTCTGGACATGATTATGAGGAAGGGACCTCGTGCCCAGGAACAGCTCTACCAGGCCCTAAAAAAAGAGGACCCTTACCTGGTAGAAGACCTGGAAGAGGAGACATCCTGA